TCGAGGCGGCCCGGCCGGTGCTCGACGCGGTGGGCTCGACCGTCGTCCACGTGGGACCGGCGGGCTCCGGCCAGACGGTCAAGGCGGCGAACCAGCTGATCGTCGCGGGCACCATCGAACTGGTCGCGGAAGCGCTGGTGTTCCTGGACGCGCACGGCGTCGACGCCGAAGCGGCGGTCAAGGTGCTGGCCGGTGGACTGGCCGGGAACCGCATCCTCGACCGCAAGGCGGCCGGCATGATCGCCGGCGACTACACCCCGGGGTTCCGGGTCGACCTGCACCACAAGGACCTCGGCATCGTCACCTCGGCCGCTCGCGAAGCCGGGGTGGCCATTCCGCTCGGCGCGCTGACCGCCCAGCTGATGGGCGCGCTGCGGGCCCGCGGCCACGGCTCGCTCGACCACTCGGCACTGCGGTTGCTCGTCGAAGAACTGTCCGGACTCAAGTGATCTCGTCCGTCCATTAAGGAGAGAGACGTCATGGCACGCATGAGAGCTGTCGACGCTGCCGTCCTGATCCTCGAGCGGGAGGGCGCCACCCAGGCGTTCGGCCTGCCCGGCGCGGCCATCAACCCGTTCTACTCCGCGATGCGCGACCACGGCGGGATCCGGCACGTGCTGGCGCGCCACGTCGAGGGCGCGGCGCACATGGCCGAGGGTTACACCCGGGCGCGTGCGGGCAACATCGGCATCTGCGTCGGGACCTCCGGACCGGCCGGTACCGACATGATCACCGGCCTGTACTCGGCGTGGGCGGATTCCACGCCGATCCTGTGCATCACCGGCCAGGCGCCGGTGGCCAAGCTGCACAAGGAGGACTTCCAGGCGGTCGACATCGCCTCGATCGCCGCGACGGTCACCAAGGCGGCCACCACGGTGCTGGAGCCGGCGCAGGTGCCGGGCACCTTCCAGCAGGCGTTCCACCTGATGCGGTCCGGGCGGCCCGGCCCGGTCCTGATCGACCTGCCGCTCGACGTCCAGCTCGCCGAGATCGAGTTCGACAT
The genomic region above belongs to Amycolatopsis sp. YIM 10 and contains:
- a CDS encoding NAD(P)-dependent oxidoreductase; translated protein: MRTVAVIGLGIMGGPMAANLVKAGYRVIGFNRSREKVDALVAQGGRGAESVAEAVSGADVVLTMLPDSPDVEEVSRDLLANARPGSLWIDASTIRPDVAARLVGAAVERGLRAVDAPVSGGEAGAVEGTLSIMVGGTAEDVEAARPVLDAVGSTVVHVGPAGSGQTVKAANQLIVAGTIELVAEALVFLDAHGVDAEAAVKVLAGGLAGNRILDRKAAGMIAGDYTPGFRVDLHHKDLGIVTSAAREAGVAIPLGALTAQLMGALRARGHGSLDHSALRLLVEELSGLK